In the genome of Arachis stenosperma cultivar V10309 chromosome 6, arast.V10309.gnm1.PFL2, whole genome shotgun sequence, the window aaaggtcgggcTCCTTCAACAGCCCGGACCTTAAAGAAGTAGTTCTTAAAATCCCGGAAAGATTCATCATACATGAAAAAAATCATGTGCCCCTAGGCAgacctaaaagaaatccaagaagctttcttctTGGTAGTCCCAGGTTTGGTCAACACAAAAAGATATAGAAAAAGAGTTTGAGAAGGCGTAACACCAAATTCTTGACAAACAAGCTGAAAAATCTTGATGAAGCCCCATGAATTCGGATGGAGCTGCGAAGgggctacattacaagaccataacaggtcagtttcaaaagaagtaaaaggaaaggtgatgttcatttggctaaaaaagaagtcataagcatagaagaagtGACGCTCCCCCTGGATCAAGACTGGAAAGCAGACTCTATCGCCAGAATCAGGTGCTACCAACTCATAATTGCCCTCCTGATCTGCACTGCTACAGACATGATAATGCTTTTTAAGCGTCGCACAAAATTCTAAATCAATTAAAGAAACACACAGCAAGACAAgagagtccagccaatcggacatcccttCGGGAAGCTCAGAAGAGGCCTCGACAATATTTTTTCGggaagacatggccaactaatcctacaaagcaagaaaaaagaTTGGGTTACTAAAAAGGTAAAGACATCCCAGACGAAATCAAAACAACTCGGACAGCACATTCCAGCGCGGTACAGACAAAAAGGAAAATCCAGGACACAACCCAGAGTCCAGGGGTATCCTTTGGAGGTAATCAGGGAATAAAGATTCAGGAAAATCCACATGACTAATGTCTCAGCAAAAACCCTTTCCAAGAAAAAACTAACGTCTCAGCAGAAACCCTTTCCAAGAAAAATAAACCCAAAGACGATCAAAAAAGCCATCAAAAGGAGCAAACTCTCTCAAAACAAACAAAGTTCAGCAAAACAGGAGTGGCATACGAAGCCCTAAAAAGCAAAATCAGGAGAAAACACCCAGAAGCATACATAAAGGCAATAAGAAGACCAGAAGGCATGCATCACAGTGATAAACCGAGCGTGATAATATACAAAGATCCAAGCTTTCCAACATGCACTTAGTCAGAACTTCAAAAAAAAGATACGGAGCAGCAAAATAGACgacagaagaaaaagaaaaaccaacctgaaaaaggagaagaatgcGGAAGAGGGTTGAAGACGAAGAGGCCAGAAGCTGCCGTCGGAAGCACTCACGATCGCCGAAACCACGTTGAGACACCAAGAAACATAAGCTTTCAGGGGAAAacaaaagtgagaaagaaaagggGAAGTTACAGAAAGGAGAAAAAACCGTCTCCATGTGTGaagttcaaaataaaagaaGCAAGAGAAACGGGGCATTGAAAACCAATTAATGGGGCATTAAAAACCCTCGCGCATTCCCAAGGCCAGGGTACCAAATGCAAAAGCGCGCGCTTTCAGAGGAAACGGAACAAAAACGTTCCGTATTCAAAAAAGGAGAACTCTACAAAaagaaatcgacaaaatgctcgagttcggcttcaccaaagaaggaTCAAAGTCCTAAAACTAAACACTCAACCTCAAAAAGgaagaccgagctcgagcaagggcactgttcatatcctGGGTCGAACTAtctgacccgggatgttctacagacaaagcgactgacctcttcaggtcaggacaacccgacctcttctcaaagagctcggccaagtcacaggaaggcccaaacaaagggcccaaatagaggaacacgtcccaaatccaagggcagcccaagcccgtagagataaaggcggttcccttgaagataagaggACCCCagtcaaagataagataaagataagataagataactaacttatctcatCTAAAGaggtcactctacaccattataaatacactggagcacccaggtataactcatactctgattctactcaatacctgcttaatacccttactaacttaagcatcggagtcccttgcaggtaccctccaccctccggggacgaaggatcagcatcatcaccaagtcggacacaacaccCCCGACccgcacagaagatctcgtccgagatcgacctacagtttcaggtaacccctaGAACAGGTACCGAGGTACATATGGTGACCACTTGCATCTGTCAGATCTCGAACCGCAACATAATCAGCACGGTGATCTTATGCATTATCAGAAGAATCAACAAGTACAACCACCGCCACCACTATTGCCACCGCAACCACCACCGTCCCCTCACAAACACAGGTACAGGAAGAGGCTGAGCCATTCACTCCATACATTCCTGACACGTATTCTGTAGATTACTTCACACTACCAGTACATCAACAGTATTAAAGTGTCCCGCACCAAGAATCAGGTGAATAAGGTTTGTCTAGCCAGCTGCTTGGATTCATGGCTCCTGTGCCAGGTTACTCACATCCAGCTTACGGAGACATTCCCACCGACCAGAGGGCCCAATCGAGTGGGATTGCTCCAGGTAGATTGTCATTGGATGAGGCCTCGACAGCTCACTTCCTCTGATACCTTTGAAGGTAGACTTTCTGTTGACTCAAGTAGGAGTGATGATGCCACGAGGGGGATCATACAGAGCAGAAATTCACATCCTTTTCTGATGGGtctatggtgcacgaaattgtgatcatcaatggcgccatcaacatggtacgctcaattgcaatctcaattctttatcacaacttcgcacaactaaccagcaagtgcactgggtcgtccaagtaataaaccttacgcgagtaagggtcgatcccacggagattgttggtatg includes:
- the LOC130934481 gene encoding uncharacterized protein LOC130934481; its protein translation is MNSDGAAKGLHYKTITEESTSTTTATTIATATTTVPSQTQVQEEAEPFTPYIPDTYSVDYFTLPVTHIQLTETFPPTRGPNRVGLLQVDCHWMRPRQLTSSDTFEDGDEDADEDEDEDDDEDEEDDEDDDDRGNGLDDGSAPSAGTTTSEKGKGYNLRVDPPRRSTSRYT